A window of the Virgibacillus pantothenticus genome harbors these coding sequences:
- a CDS encoding hydantoinase/oxoprolinase N-terminal domain-containing protein, with protein MSSYRIGIDVGGTNTDAVILNEAMEVISATKIITQDNISEAILLALKEVVQQADIPTQQITHAMLGTTHCTNAIVERKHLNRVGIIRIGAPASMAVKPLIGFPEDLQSRLGNEVYLVRGGHEYDGREIVPLDKQAIYDAARKMKGKVDSVAITSIFSPVTQDHEEAAQAIVKEVLGDDIPISLSFEIGSVGLIERENATILNASVVNVAKAMANGFIAALYEEGIDCQVYFGQNDGTLMSVEYAMKYPIYTIACGPTNSLRGASYLSDVENGIVVDVGGTTTDVGVLVDTFPRESALAVEIGKVRTNFRMPDLVSIGLGGGTIIRIKEDNTFTIGPDSVGYRLKEKAMVFGGDTLTATDIAVFLGKANIGDYNNVAHLNVPLLEKIYQQMIAMVENAIDQMKTSGEPEAVILVGGGSVLFPGQLKGASNVYKPENFGVANAIGSAISQVSGQVERIYSLDQFGRFEAIEEAKHLAIEEAIAAGANPDTCKIVEIEDVPLAYLPGNATRISVKAAGELLK; from the coding sequence ATGAGCTCCTATCGGATTGGAATTGATGTAGGTGGGACAAACACAGATGCGGTTATTTTAAATGAAGCTATGGAGGTAATTTCAGCGACAAAAATAATTACACAAGACAATATCAGTGAGGCGATTTTATTAGCTTTAAAAGAAGTTGTGCAACAAGCTGATATCCCAACACAACAAATTACGCATGCTATGCTTGGTACTACACATTGTACCAATGCCATCGTTGAGCGCAAACATTTAAATAGAGTTGGGATTATCCGTATTGGCGCTCCTGCTAGTATGGCTGTTAAACCGCTTATCGGATTTCCGGAAGATTTACAGTCACGCTTAGGTAACGAAGTATATCTTGTTCGCGGCGGACATGAATATGACGGGAGAGAAATTGTTCCATTAGATAAGCAAGCAATTTATGATGCTGCTAGAAAGATGAAAGGAAAGGTAGATTCTGTAGCGATTACTTCGATTTTTTCGCCTGTAACTCAGGATCATGAAGAAGCTGCACAGGCAATTGTAAAAGAAGTATTAGGTGATGATATTCCTATTTCTTTGTCGTTTGAAATCGGTAGTGTCGGTCTTATTGAACGCGAAAATGCAACAATTTTAAATGCTTCTGTAGTTAATGTTGCAAAAGCGATGGCTAACGGATTTATCGCTGCTCTATATGAGGAAGGAATCGACTGTCAAGTTTATTTTGGACAAAACGATGGCACTCTGATGTCAGTGGAATATGCTATGAAATACCCTATCTACACGATTGCTTGTGGGCCAACAAATAGTCTACGTGGTGCATCTTATTTGTCAGATGTTGAGAATGGCATCGTTGTCGATGTCGGGGGCACTACTACAGATGTAGGTGTATTGGTAGACACTTTTCCGCGTGAATCAGCGTTAGCTGTTGAAATTGGTAAAGTTCGTACTAATTTCCGTATGCCTGATCTTGTTTCAATTGGTTTAGGAGGCGGCACCATCATACGTATTAAGGAAGATAACACATTTACAATTGGTCCAGATAGTGTTGGATATCGTCTGAAGGAGAAAGCAATGGTGTTTGGTGGTGACACGTTAACAGCTACGGATATTGCTGTTTTCTTAGGAAAAGCAAATATTGGAGATTACAATAATGTGGCACATTTAAATGTGCCATTGCTGGAAAAAATTTATCAACAAATGATAGCGATGGTAGAGAATGCTATTGATCAAATGAAAACAAGTGGAGAACCTGAAGCTGTTATTCTCGTTGGTGGTGGAAGTGTTTTATTTCCTGGGCAATTAAAGGGAGCTTCCAACGTTTATAAACCTGAAAATTTTGGTGTTGCTAATGCTATTGGGTCAGCGATAAGTCAGGTTAGTGGACAAGTAGAACGCATTTATTCATTAGATCAATTCGGACGTTTTGAAGCAATTGAAGAAGCGAAACACTTAGCGATTGAGGAAGCAATCGCTGCTGGTGCAAATCCTGATACTTGTAAAATTGTTGAAATTGAAGATGTTCCACTAGCTTATTTACCTGGTAATGCAACACGTATAAGTGTAAAGGCAGCAGGTGAGCTATTGAAATAA
- a CDS encoding DUF917 domain-containing protein: MRYLDENAIKNIAVGAAVLGTGGGGDPYIGELMALQAIKEHGPVKMLEVDEVPDDALVVPIGMMGAPTVLFEKAPGENEAKNAFQLMEEHLGREIFATMPIEIGGVNSLLPVAIAARLGLPIINVDGMGRAFPELQMVTFYLDGISNSPLVIADERGNTSILQTIDNHWSERIARNITVQMGGSSTVAQYSMSGKQVKNSGVAKSLTFAEGIGKIIRKSKQNPIQEVLSFTSGYSLFEGKVIDIDRKTSTGFARGIATIEGMNEDKGKTLSLHFQNEFLLATENDKPVCITPDLICLLDNETGQPITTEGLRYGVRCTVIGIACNEKWRTEKGIETVGPRYFGYDLEYIPIEIITSEEVI, encoded by the coding sequence ATGCGTTATTTGGATGAAAATGCAATAAAGAATATTGCGGTTGGAGCTGCGGTACTTGGTACGGGAGGTGGGGGTGATCCTTACATTGGAGAATTAATGGCATTACAAGCTATTAAAGAGCATGGTCCTGTAAAAATGCTTGAGGTTGATGAAGTACCAGACGATGCTCTTGTTGTACCGATTGGCATGATGGGAGCTCCAACTGTATTATTTGAAAAAGCACCTGGAGAAAATGAAGCAAAAAATGCGTTTCAACTTATGGAAGAGCATTTAGGAAGAGAGATTTTTGCAACGATGCCGATTGAAATTGGTGGAGTAAATTCATTGCTTCCGGTAGCAATTGCTGCTCGCCTTGGTCTACCAATTATTAATGTTGATGGTATGGGAAGAGCTTTTCCAGAGCTACAAATGGTTACATTCTATTTAGACGGTATTTCAAATAGTCCTTTGGTCATCGCTGACGAACGAGGGAATACTTCCATTCTTCAGACAATAGATAATCATTGGTCAGAACGAATTGCTCGTAACATAACGGTTCAAATGGGTGGTTCTTCTACAGTTGCTCAATACTCCATGTCTGGAAAGCAAGTGAAGAATAGTGGTGTAGCTAAAAGTTTAACGTTTGCTGAAGGGATAGGAAAAATTATTAGAAAATCAAAGCAAAATCCGATTCAGGAAGTATTATCTTTTACAAGTGGCTATTCATTATTTGAAGGAAAGGTAATAGACATAGATCGGAAAACATCGACAGGTTTTGCTAGAGGAATTGCAACAATAGAAGGAATGAATGAAGATAAGGGAAAAACACTATCCCTACACTTTCAAAATGAATTTTTACTTGCTACAGAAAACGACAAGCCTGTGTGCATTACTCCTGATTTAATTTGTCTGCTTGATAATGAAACTGGACAGCCAATTACGACAGAAGGCCTAAGGTATGGAGTGAGATGTACAGTAATCGGCATTGCATGCAACGAAAAATGGAGAACAGAAAAGGGAATCGAAACGGTTGGTCCGAGATATTTCGGCTATGATTTAGAATATATACCAATTGAAATAATAACCAGCGAGGAGGTGATATAA
- a CDS encoding PucR family transcriptional regulator: MKIQDALLIGGLARGKVIAGEKGISRDITAIEVMEVPEVMSWVTPGVLVVTTFYSIKDLPNRQVEIVQALIHQKAAGIVIKLGRFITSIPIEIIHLADQHNFPIVTIPKDVTYISVLTPLYEKLYLEKQQKTVELQHPLYEIEQSSFSSLPEALNRIAEIVNSPVYIEDLDGRLLYVAALFHADGWRRSTSLFSKPYYSDYIKEVTRWENDVLTNKYAVFYKTGLRRKILLPLIWKNSLFAILHISYTDKELFQGVSPNHLNNVANKLSQLFISDQLYLQKNRQDDLEAIEQFLLHLDDINATKTAIIVNFYGNWLKLTNYPKHQVIDYSSLIRKELYGLVNQLTTCENFIFEKYNKFYLFLYCKEKTYGQIVAQWNEMIERFNGEDSWNFTRVAISPSIKTPTSFEEHVHTVTKTMEIGLKIKPEHTVYTHDKLGIYEILLQLTSDLFARRYTQNVLFPLLQEDNDLMETLQMYLNENGNVSKASEKLFIHRRTLNYRIQKIEQLLNMDLNDADNRFILKFCLMIKDLI; encoded by the coding sequence ATGAAAATACAGGATGCATTGTTGATTGGTGGGTTAGCAAGAGGAAAAGTTATCGCTGGAGAAAAAGGTATATCTCGTGATATCACAGCTATTGAGGTGATGGAAGTACCTGAGGTAATGAGTTGGGTAACGCCTGGGGTTTTAGTTGTTACAACCTTTTATTCGATTAAGGATTTGCCAAACAGGCAAGTTGAGATTGTCCAAGCTTTAATTCACCAAAAAGCTGCTGGAATCGTCATCAAACTAGGACGCTTTATTACTTCTATCCCAATTGAAATCATTCATTTAGCAGATCAACATAATTTTCCAATTGTAACCATTCCAAAGGATGTCACTTATATTAGTGTTTTAACACCCCTATATGAAAAACTTTATTTGGAAAAACAGCAAAAAACGGTAGAATTGCAGCATCCATTGTATGAAATTGAACAATCCAGTTTTTCTTCTTTACCAGAAGCATTGAATCGAATAGCTGAAATTGTTAATTCCCCTGTATATATTGAAGATTTAGACGGTCGTTTGTTATATGTGGCTGCTTTATTTCATGCAGATGGCTGGCGGAGATCCACTTCGCTGTTTTCGAAGCCCTACTATTCTGATTATATCAAAGAAGTTACTAGATGGGAGAATGACGTCTTAACGAATAAATATGCAGTATTCTATAAAACGGGATTGCGCAGAAAGATTCTTCTACCGCTCATATGGAAAAATAGTTTGTTTGCTATTTTGCATATTTCCTATACAGACAAAGAATTGTTTCAAGGTGTTTCCCCAAATCATTTAAACAATGTGGCGAATAAATTAAGTCAGCTCTTTATCAGTGACCAACTATATTTACAAAAAAATCGACAGGATGATTTAGAGGCAATCGAACAATTTTTATTGCATCTGGACGATATCAATGCAACGAAGACGGCAATAATTGTTAATTTTTATGGGAATTGGTTGAAACTAACCAATTATCCAAAGCACCAAGTTATTGATTACTCTAGCTTAATTAGAAAAGAACTCTATGGGCTCGTCAATCAGCTAACAACTTGCGAAAACTTTATTTTTGAGAAGTATAATAAGTTTTATTTGTTCTTGTATTGTAAAGAAAAAACATATGGTCAAATTGTAGCTCAATGGAATGAAATGATTGAACGATTTAATGGAGAAGACAGCTGGAATTTTACCCGCGTTGCCATTAGCCCATCGATTAAAACTCCAACCAGCTTTGAGGAGCACGTGCATACAGTAACTAAAACAATGGAGATCGGTTTAAAAATAAAGCCGGAACATACGGTTTATACACATGATAAACTAGGCATTTACGAAATTCTTCTCCAATTGACTTCTGATCTGTTTGCTCGCAGATATACACAAAATGTTTTATTTCCATTGCTTCAAGAAGACAACGATTTGATGGAAACACTACAAATGTATTTGAATGAAAATGGTAATGTGTCAAAGGCTTCAGAAAAATTATTTATTCATCGCCGTACACTAAATTATCGAATACAAAAAATCGAGCAGTTATTAAATATGGATTTAAATGATGCCGACAATCGCTTTATTTTAAAATTTTGTCTAATGATTAAAGATCTGATATGA
- a CDS encoding TM2 domain-containing protein, translating into MELTNEERMLVNSELNRKGKNMLLAYVLLIFLGSLGIHRFYLNRKGSAIAQLLLSVIGWITVFIIIGFIPLAIVYIWLFVDLFLIPGMVNRENEIIEKEIIQSLR; encoded by the coding sequence TTGGAATTAACGAATGAAGAAAGAATGCTGGTGAATTCTGAACTAAATCGAAAGGGAAAAAACATGCTTTTAGCATATGTATTGCTTATCTTTTTAGGTTCGTTAGGTATTCACCGATTTTATCTCAACAGAAAGGGATCTGCTATTGCACAGTTGTTATTAAGTGTTATCGGATGGATAACTGTTTTTATAATTATTGGATTTATACCTCTTGCAATAGTCTATATTTGGTTATTTGTTGACTTATTTTTAATACCTGGGATGGTTAATCGTGAAAATGAAATCATTGAAAAAGAAATTATTCAAAGTTTACGTTAA
- a CDS encoding NAD-dependent formate dehydrogenase produces MKILALFPETTSATQLLSKEESLGLKEFLKNTDYELTIITSDKEVDDHIEGADVVISSPFLPAYITKERADKAKNLKLAITAGIGSDHVDLDAAIDKGITVAEIPGSNNVSVAEQNVMETLLLLRNYEEGHRQAAAGEWDLPKVGAEAHDMIGKTVGIFGFGRIGQLTAARLKPFEVKLQYHDPYRKKELEDQMGIQYVDFDTLVQTSDVVIIQSPLTKDTKNKFDKNVINKMKDGTVLVNCARGGIVEKEAIAEAVNSGKIRYGGDVWYPQPAPYDHLWRSLKQTGLTVHYSGMTVEAQERIQEGVQEILTSFISNEPIKESYLIVDNHKVTNQSYQTQK; encoded by the coding sequence ATGAAGATCCTAGCACTTTTTCCAGAAACAACAAGTGCCACACAACTATTATCTAAGGAAGAATCATTAGGGCTGAAAGAATTCTTAAAGAACACAGATTATGAATTAACAATCATTACAAGTGATAAGGAAGTAGATGATCATATTGAGGGGGCTGATGTAGTTATTTCCTCTCCTTTCTTACCAGCTTATATTACCAAAGAAAGGGCAGATAAAGCGAAAAATTTAAAATTAGCAATTACAGCTGGAATTGGGTCTGATCATGTAGATCTTGATGCAGCGATAGATAAAGGAATCACTGTAGCCGAAATACCTGGCAGTAATAATGTTAGTGTCGCTGAACAAAATGTAATGGAAACATTATTATTGCTAAGAAATTATGAGGAAGGACACAGACAAGCTGCAGCAGGTGAATGGGATTTACCTAAAGTAGGTGCAGAAGCACATGATATGATTGGCAAGACGGTAGGTATTTTCGGATTTGGTCGTATTGGTCAATTAACAGCTGCACGTTTGAAGCCGTTTGAAGTAAAATTACAATACCATGATCCATATCGAAAAAAAGAACTGGAAGATCAAATGGGAATTCAATATGTAGACTTCGATACATTGGTACAAACCTCTGATGTCGTTATAATTCAGTCGCCATTAACAAAGGATACGAAAAATAAATTTGATAAAAACGTCATAAATAAAATGAAGGATGGTACAGTACTTGTTAATTGCGCTCGAGGTGGAATTGTTGAAAAAGAAGCAATTGCTGAAGCAGTTAATAGTGGCAAGATTCGCTATGGTGGCGATGTTTGGTACCCACAACCAGCACCTTATGATCACCTTTGGCGCTCTCTCAAACAAACAGGGCTTACGGTTCATTACTCTGGGATGACGGTTGAAGCGCAGGAAAGAATTCAAGAAGGTGTACAAGAAATCCTAACAAGCTTTATAAGTAACGAGCCGATTAAAGAGTCCTATTTGATTGTGGATAACCATAAAGTTACAAACCAAAGTTATCAAACACAAAAATAA